The Brassica oleracea var. oleracea cultivar TO1000 chromosome C6, BOL, whole genome shotgun sequence genome includes a region encoding these proteins:
- the LOC106298715 gene encoding myb-related protein 308 produces MNKISHGALSRPSGMLHRAKRYRGRKYAKPELKQSNFSKDEDDLILKLHALLGNRWSLIAGRLPGRTDNEVRIHWETCVEKKLMKMGIDPTNHRLYHHTNYTSRRYINASYKKHETDIISDQSSSVSESCNMTLLPVSSTKFSEDNASAGHNWLPDLNIGLVPMKTVTSLPVCSLQEPSESSNHGSTSQETLLLFR; encoded by the exons ATGAACAAAATTAGCCACGGCGCTCTATCTCGGCCTTCCG GAATGCTGCACCGTGCCAAGAGGTATAGAGGGAGAAAGTACGCAAAGCCAGAACTTAAACAAAGCAACTTCTCAAAAGACGAGGACGATCTCATCCTCAAGCTTCATGCACTTCTTGGCAATAG ATGGTCATTGATCGCGGGAAGATTGCCTGGACGAACCGACAACGAAGTAAGGATCCATTGGGAAACTTGCGTAGAGAAGAAACTCATGAAAATGGGAATCGATCCAACCAATCATCGTCTCTACCATCACACAAACTACACTTCTAGAAGATACATCAATGCCTCGTATAAGAAACATGAAACCGATATTATTAGTGATCAATCTTCTTCGGTATCGGAATCATGTAATATGACACTATTACCCGTTTCAAGTACCAAATTCTCTGAGGATAATGCTAGTGCCGGACATAACTGGTTGCCTGACCTCAACATCGGTCTCGTCCCGATGAAAACCGTGACTTCTTTGCCAGTTTGCTCCCTTCAAGAACCTAGCGAATCCTCTAACCATGGTTCAACGAGTCAAGAAACACTTCTTCTTTTCCGGTGA